From Desulfobacterales bacterium, one genomic window encodes:
- a CDS encoding outer membrane protein transport protein produces the protein MKQIIGICIFTILMTVQIAVATNGNNLISVGPVSRAMGGVGIAKPLDAISAVFANPAAMCFGPYCPSSQFDFSGTLFMPKVETKIINPNGTFASKSNESIYAIPSIGFSVPVDFISSKMRFGLSAYGVSGLGVDYRDTVIDNPRYYTLPYPPPNNAAPIATGEYTQLQIMKFAPSLAYQVMNNLSIGIAFHIGYGALDLRDGSSTGYSIGIQPGIIFKPSDCISLGLTYTSPQRITHEHVVDLDQNMKLDNLVLESPHQIGAGISFNSKNEEIIIETDIKWINWSNAEGYSDFDWEDQLVFAVGFQFKPSDNLMLRAGYNYGKNPVNEHDNFNGTAPTKVQGKNIASEYYYETFRLIGFPAIAEHHLTFGIGYQVTDRFLIDFGFVYAIEKTIKEKGTDLFGQPVELESTLSEKSLDFGLTWRF, from the coding sequence ATGAAACAAATTATTGGTATATGTATTTTTACTATTCTAATGACAGTTCAAATAGCTGTTGCAACTAATGGAAATAATTTGATCTCTGTAGGCCCTGTTTCAAGAGCAATGGGAGGCGTAGGAATAGCTAAACCTCTTGATGCCATAAGTGCTGTATTTGCTAATCCCGCTGCTATGTGTTTTGGACCATATTGTCCATCATCGCAATTTGATTTTTCTGGAACGCTTTTTATGCCAAAAGTTGAAACAAAAATTATTAACCCTAACGGAACTTTTGCATCTAAAAGCAACGAAAGCATATATGCGATACCAAGTATCGGATTTTCTGTTCCAGTGGATTTTATATCTTCAAAAATGAGATTTGGCCTTTCAGCTTACGGAGTTAGCGGATTAGGAGTTGATTATCGTGATACAGTTATTGATAATCCAAGATATTACACTCTGCCTTACCCTCCTCCTAACAACGCTGCTCCTATAGCTACTGGAGAATACACTCAACTTCAAATTATGAAATTCGCTCCATCTCTTGCTTATCAAGTAATGAATAATTTATCTATCGGAATAGCTTTTCACATCGGATATGGAGCGCTTGACTTAAGAGATGGTTCTTCTACAGGCTATTCAATTGGCATTCAGCCAGGTATAATATTTAAACCATCAGATTGTATATCTTTAGGATTAACTTACACGTCTCCTCAACGTATAACCCATGAGCACGTAGTAGATTTAGACCAAAACATGAAACTTGATAACCTTGTTCTTGAATCTCCCCATCAAATTGGAGCTGGAATTTCATTTAATTCTAAAAATGAAGAAATAATAATCGAAACTGACATAAAATGGATAAACTGGTCAAATGCCGAAGGATATTCTGATTTTGATTGGGAAGATCAATTAGTTTTTGCTGTAGGATTTCAATTTAAACCTTCAGATAATCTTATGCTTAGAGCTGGTTACAACTATGGGAAAAATCCTGTTAATGAACATGATAATTTTAATGGAACCGCTCCAACTAAAGTTCAAGGTAAAAATATTGCGAGTGAATACTACTATGAAACATTTAGGCTTATCGGATTTCCAGCTATTGCTGAACACCATTTAACATTCGGTATTGGTTACCAAGTTACCGACAGATTTTTAATTGATTTTGGATTTGTATATGCAAT